A single genomic interval of Chryseobacterium paludis harbors:
- the sufD gene encoding Fe-S cluster assembly protein SufD, whose amino-acid sequence MALYDQIIDNHDEFLKSLRHRFLDEDRKAALREFESIGFPTKKDEEYKYTNLKEITEKNYNFFPKEGHNITKEQLDQLHLGEENFDWIVFVNGKLHKELSKVSIENVEFLSFNYALNDEKHKEVFDKYFNTIAGKSSAFTDLNLAYCKYGFFLKVPKNVVIERPIHVFYLSQNQEENTFYNTRNLLIVEDGAKVEVIESHHNFDDTFVLTNSVTEIFTYPNAKADWHKLQNDNDTSYLIDNTFAKQEKDSLTTVNTFSFGGKLVRNNLDFIHNGQNINSFMNGITIIGKDQLVDHHTAVHHNQPNCESYQNYKGIFKDKAHGVFNGKVFVDKIAQKTNAYQQNNNVLLSEGATIDTKPQLEIFADDVKCSHGCTVGQLNEDALFYLRARGISKKEAQALLLYAFANDAMQNIDIEPLKEKISKLLAEKLEVDIEF is encoded by the coding sequence ATGGCTTTATACGATCAAATTATTGACAACCACGATGAGTTTTTGAAAAGCCTTCGTCACAGATTTCTGGATGAAGATAGAAAAGCAGCTCTTCGAGAGTTCGAAAGCATTGGTTTTCCAACCAAAAAGGACGAAGAATATAAATATACCAACTTAAAAGAGATCACGGAAAAAAACTATAATTTCTTTCCAAAAGAAGGTCACAATATTACCAAAGAACAGTTGGACCAATTGCATTTAGGTGAAGAAAACTTTGACTGGATCGTTTTTGTAAATGGTAAACTACATAAGGAGTTATCAAAAGTTTCTATCGAAAACGTAGAATTTCTTTCATTCAACTATGCTTTGAATGACGAAAAACATAAAGAAGTTTTTGATAAATATTTCAATACAATTGCAGGGAAGAGTTCAGCTTTTACAGATTTAAATCTTGCATACTGCAAATATGGCTTCTTCTTGAAGGTACCAAAAAATGTTGTCATTGAAAGACCAATCCATGTTTTCTATCTTTCACAAAACCAAGAAGAAAATACATTCTACAATACAAGAAATTTATTGATCGTTGAAGATGGAGCAAAAGTAGAAGTAATTGAAAGTCATCATAATTTTGACGATACTTTTGTATTGACAAATTCAGTGACCGAGATCTTTACCTATCCAAATGCTAAGGCAGACTGGCATAAACTTCAAAATGATAATGATACTTCTTATCTTATCGATAATACTTTTGCAAAACAGGAAAAAGACAGCTTAACAACTGTAAATACTTTCTCTTTTGGAGGAAAATTGGTAAGAAACAATCTGGATTTCATCCATAATGGACAGAATATCAACTCATTCATGAATGGGATTACGATTATCGGAAAAGATCAGCTAGTGGATCACCATACGGCTGTTCACCATAACCAACCTAATTGTGAAAGTTATCAGAACTATAAAGGGATATTCAAAGATAAGGCTCATGGAGTATTTAACGGAAAGGTTTTCGTTGATAAAATAGCTCAGAAGACCAATGCTTATCAACAGAATAATAATGTGTTATTAAGTGAAGGAGCAACAATTGACACAAAGCCTCAGCTAGAGATCTTTGCAGATGATGTAAAGTGTTCTCATGGTTGTACAGTGGGCCAATTGAATGAAGATGCATTATTTTATCTGAGAGCAAGAGGAATCTCCAAAAAAGAAGCTCAGGCATTATTACTTTATGCTTTTGCGAATGATGCCATGCAGAACATTGACATTGAACCTTTAAAGGAAAAAATTTCAAAGTTACTGGCTGAAAAACTAGAAGTAGACATTGAATTCTAA
- the sufC gene encoding Fe-S cluster assembly ATPase SufC, with protein sequence MLEIKNLHARIEDGAQILKGINLEIKPGEVHAIMGPNGAGKSTLSSIIAGKEDYEVTEGDIIFQGENINEDAPEERAHKGIFLSFQYPVEIPGVSVTNFIKAALNETRKANGLEEMPAKEMLAMIREKSEKLGIKKDFLSRSLNEGFSGGEKKRNEIFQMMMLNPKLAILDETDSGLDIDALRIVADGVNHFKNEGNAVLLITHYQRLLNYIQPDFVHVLANGKIIKTGDKSLALELEAKGYDWLLN encoded by the coding sequence ATGTTAGAAATAAAAAACTTACACGCCAGAATTGAAGATGGCGCACAAATTTTAAAAGGTATCAATCTCGAAATAAAACCGGGTGAAGTTCATGCTATAATGGGACCTAACGGAGCAGGAAAATCTACTCTTTCATCTATTATTGCGGGTAAAGAAGATTACGAAGTTACTGAAGGTGATATTATTTTTCAAGGTGAAAACATTAACGAAGATGCTCCTGAAGAAAGAGCTCATAAAGGAATATTCCTATCTTTTCAGTATCCTGTAGAAATTCCTGGAGTTTCTGTGACTAACTTTATTAAAGCTGCTTTAAACGAAACCAGAAAAGCAAACGGACTTGAAGAAATGCCTGCAAAAGAAATGCTTGCTATGATTCGTGAGAAGTCTGAAAAATTGGGAATTAAGAAAGACTTCCTTTCAAGATCATTAAACGAAGGATTTTCAGGAGGTGAAAAGAAAAGAAATGAGATCTTCCAGATGATGATGCTTAATCCAAAACTGGCTATTCTTGATGAAACCGATTCAGGATTGGATATTGATGCTTTAAGAATTGTTGCAGATGGTGTAAATCACTTTAAAAATGAAGGAAATGCAGTTCTTTTGATTACCCACTATCAAAGATTGCTAAACTATATTCAGCCGGATTTTGTACATGTTCTAGCGAACGGTAAGATCATTAAAACGGGTGACAAATCTCTTGCTTTAGAATTAGAAGCGAAAGGTTACGACTGGCTTCTTAATTAA
- a CDS encoding GNAT family N-acetyltransferase: protein MKTTERLILRKPEKQDFERFFEINKDPQTNLYNPSGPMSLEKAENTFNRMLEHWDQYNFGGWAILEKENPDRVIGFGGLSYKMYDEEEKLNLGYRFAPEAWGKGYATEFSKKAIDFGFNDLNEKEIFGMVRPANVVSIKVLEKAGMEQTGQLNDVPDQPESLIYRIQK, encoded by the coding sequence ATGAAAACTACGGAAAGATTAATTTTAAGAAAACCTGAAAAGCAAGATTTTGAAAGATTTTTTGAAATTAATAAAGACCCGCAGACCAATCTTTATAATCCGAGTGGACCAATGAGTCTTGAAAAAGCTGAAAATACATTTAATAGAATGCTTGAACATTGGGATCAATACAATTTCGGTGGATGGGCAATTTTAGAAAAAGAAAACCCAGATAGGGTTATTGGCTTCGGCGGACTTAGCTATAAAATGTATGACGAAGAAGAAAAATTAAACCTTGGATATCGTTTTGCTCCGGAAGCCTGGGGAAAAGGATATGCAACAGAGTTTTCAAAAAAAGCTATAGACTTCGGTTTTAATGATCTGAATGAAAAGGAAATTTTCGGTATGGTTCGTCCTGCTAATGTTGTTTCGATCAAAGTATTGGAAAAAGCAGGAATGGAACAGACTGGACAACTTAATGATGTACCGGATCAGCCGGAAAGTTTAATATATAGAATTCAAAAATAA
- the sufB gene encoding Fe-S cluster assembly protein SufB: MSKYTEDDLRVDLENKKYEFGWETKIDYEDFPIGLDEDVIRAISAKKEEPEWMTEWRLESYRIWLKMVEPTWANIKYVKPDFQAIRYYAAPKKNAELASLDEVDPELLKTFAKLGINIEEQKRLSGVAVDIVIDSISVKTTFQDTLAEKGIIFCSISEAIKNHPDLVKKYLGKVVPRGDNFYAALNSAVFSDGSFCYIPKGVRCPMELSTYFRINQAGTGQFERTLVIADEGSYVSYLEGCTAPSRDENQLHAAVVELIAMDNAEIKYSTVQNWYPGNEEGKGGVFNFVTKRGLCERNAKISWTQVETGSAVTWKYPSCILKGDGSIGEFYSIAVTNNHQYADTGTKMIHIGKNTKSTIISKGISAGKSQNSYRGLVKVMPSAKGARNFSQCDSLLMGNECGAHTFPYIEIKDPTAQLEHEATTSKIGEDQIFYCNQRGIDTERAIALIVNGFSKEVLNKLPMEFAIEAQKLLEISLEGSVG, from the coding sequence ATGAGTAAATATACAGAAGACGATTTACGCGTCGATTTAGAAAATAAAAAATACGAATTCGGTTGGGAAACGAAGATCGATTATGAAGATTTCCCGATTGGTTTAGATGAAGATGTCATCCGTGCTATCTCTGCTAAAAAAGAAGAGCCAGAATGGATGACAGAATGGCGTTTGGAATCTTATAGAATATGGCTTAAAATGGTAGAACCTACATGGGCCAACATTAAATATGTGAAACCAGATTTCCAGGCAATTCGATATTATGCTGCTCCAAAGAAGAATGCCGAATTGGCAAGTTTAGATGAAGTAGACCCGGAATTGCTTAAAACCTTCGCAAAACTAGGAATTAACATCGAGGAACAAAAAAGACTTTCTGGAGTTGCCGTAGACATTGTAATAGATTCAATTTCGGTAAAAACAACTTTCCAGGATACTTTAGCAGAGAAAGGAATTATTTTCTGTTCTATTTCAGAAGCGATAAAAAACCATCCTGATTTAGTGAAAAAGTACTTAGGGAAAGTAGTTCCAAGAGGAGATAATTTTTATGCAGCTTTAAATTCTGCTGTATTTTCTGACGGAAGTTTCTGTTATATTCCTAAAGGAGTAAGGTGTCCAATGGAACTTTCAACATATTTCCGTATTAATCAGGCAGGAACAGGACAGTTTGAAAGAACTCTTGTGATTGCTGATGAAGGAAGTTATGTTTCTTATCTTGAAGGTTGTACTGCTCCTTCCAGAGATGAAAATCAATTGCACGCAGCCGTTGTGGAATTAATTGCAATGGATAACGCTGAAATTAAATATTCTACAGTTCAGAACTGGTATCCAGGTAATGAAGAAGGAAAGGGAGGTGTATTTAATTTTGTAACAAAAAGAGGACTTTGCGAAAGAAATGCAAAGATCTCATGGACACAGGTTGAAACCGGATCTGCGGTAACATGGAAATACCCATCTTGTATTTTGAAGGGAGATGGATCAATTGGTGAGTTCTATTCTATTGCTGTGACTAACAATCACCAATATGCTGATACCGGAACAAAAATGATCCATATCGGAAAGAACACAAAATCAACGATTATATCCAAAGGTATTTCTGCAGGTAAATCACAAAACTCTTACAGAGGACTGGTAAAAGTAATGCCTTCTGCAAAAGGAGCAAGGAATTTCTCCCAGTGTGATTCTTTACTAATGGGTAACGAATGTGGTGCACATACATTCCCATATATTGAGATTAAAGATCCTACGGCCCAATTAGAGCATGAAGCAACCACTTCAAAAATCGGTGAAGATCAGATCTTCTATTGTAACCAGAGGGGGATCGACACGGAAAGAGCGATTGCTCTGATCGTGAATGGCTTCAGTAAAGAGGTTTTAAACAAGCTTCCTATGGAGTTTGCTATTGAAGCTCAGAAATTATTAGAGATCTCACTAGAAGGCTCAGTAGGATAA
- a CDS encoding HesB/IscA family protein, translating to MITVSDQAKLKAIQLMTEEGFNPAEDYIRVGVKSGGCSGLEYVLKFDNQKEETDQIIVNNDVKIVVDKKSILYLAGTILEYSGGLNGKGFVFNNPNASRTCGCGESFSL from the coding sequence ATGATAACAGTATCAGATCAAGCGAAGTTAAAAGCCATCCAACTTATGACGGAAGAAGGCTTTAACCCTGCTGAAGATTATATAAGAGTGGGGGTGAAAAGTGGAGGATGCTCTGGTTTGGAGTATGTTTTAAAATTTGACAACCAAAAAGAAGAAACAGACCAAATTATTGTAAACAACGATGTTAAAATTGTTGTAGACAAAAAATCTATCCTCTATTTAGCGGGTACCATTCTTGAATATTCAGGAGGTTTGAACGGAAAAGGATTTGTTTTTAATAATCCTAATGCATCCAGAACGTGTGGTTGTGGAGAGAGTTTTAGTTTGTAA
- a CDS encoding GLPGLI family protein, which produces MKKKLLVFFILFLLTMSYGQTIRYVYETSVNPDSINLVSLKFEKTFLDIKGNQSLFISEHKLVRDSLLTAFRKEEKNDSKKEGKDFTKFGLGKQSEQSFFEYFITKNISEQKVYYHDKIAGEQIYYQEDRPIKWQVTEETEQQNGYKAQKATANFGGRVWTAWFTKEINISDGPYKFSGLPGLIVKLEDDKGDYKFDLVKKITIKNAFEESVSPDAKLSTRIDFMGDKAAIELSKDSRTMLRSRSGGDMNSGGGRRGGGMKGGSHGGGRGMSSRGMDSSNSNSIPTGDIESFHNDVKQNPIELK; this is translated from the coding sequence ATGAAAAAAAAATTACTGGTCTTTTTTATATTGTTTTTACTGACAATGTCTTATGGACAAACTATAAGATATGTTTACGAAACTTCAGTAAACCCCGATTCAATTAATCTGGTAAGTCTGAAATTTGAAAAAACTTTTTTAGATATTAAAGGAAATCAATCCTTGTTTATAAGTGAACATAAATTAGTAAGGGATTCTTTATTAACTGCTTTTAGAAAGGAAGAAAAAAATGATAGTAAAAAAGAAGGGAAAGATTTTACAAAATTTGGATTGGGAAAACAATCGGAACAATCTTTTTTTGAATATTTTATCACAAAAAACATTTCTGAACAAAAAGTTTATTATCATGATAAAATAGCTGGGGAGCAAATTTATTATCAGGAAGACCGACCTATTAAATGGCAGGTGACAGAAGAGACTGAACAACAAAATGGATATAAAGCTCAAAAAGCAACAGCCAATTTTGGTGGCAGAGTCTGGACGGCCTGGTTTACAAAAGAAATAAATATTTCTGATGGACCCTATAAATTTTCGGGATTGCCAGGTCTGATTGTGAAGCTGGAAGATGATAAAGGAGATTACAAATTTGATCTTGTAAAAAAGATTACTATTAAAAATGCTTTTGAAGAATCTGTAAGTCCAGATGCAAAATTGAGCACACGAATAGATTTTATGGGTGATAAAGCGGCAATAGAATTAAGTAAAGACAGCAGAACGATGTTGAGAAGTAGAAGTGGCGGAGATATGAATTCCGGGGGTGGAAGACGAGGTGGCGGAATGAAAGGCGGCAGTCATGGCGGAGGTAGAGGAATGTCTTCGAGAGGAATGGACAGTAGCAATAGTAATTCTATACCAACGGGTGATATCGAAAGCTTTCACAATGATGTAAAGCAAAACCCAATTGAACTAAAATAA
- a CDS encoding GLPGLI family protein, translating to MKKIAIIALALFVQNAFAQVNRFVYQVTMKSDAANKNDIKTENAYLDISQEKSLFYSENRVKRDSIMQKTFQSGGAIAFNRDQMEGLRTSINYSVEKDKKDQKTYFKDRLGRDMYSYEEDRPLNWKISPETTKIGDYKVQKAETDFAGRKWTAWFTTDLPYQDGPYKFSGLPGLIVKVEDSQGDYSFDLMKNYKIAELANLSQRGNIIKVKRKDFLKQQEKYRTDPMSFMTQGGGGGGGFAQTVVVGGAGRGGGGGNRNPADMKKRMEERVKDEAKKNSNPIELQ from the coding sequence ATGAAAAAAATAGCCATCATTGCATTAGCTCTTTTCGTGCAGAATGCTTTTGCACAGGTAAACCGATTTGTATATCAGGTTACTATGAAATCAGATGCAGCAAATAAAAATGATATAAAGACCGAAAATGCATACTTAGATATTTCGCAGGAGAAATCCCTTTTTTACTCTGAGAATAGAGTAAAAAGAGACTCAATTATGCAAAAGACGTTTCAAAGTGGCGGAGCAATAGCTTTTAACAGGGATCAAATGGAAGGATTGAGAACCAGCATCAATTACTCTGTTGAAAAAGATAAAAAAGATCAAAAAACCTATTTTAAAGATAGGTTGGGACGAGATATGTATTCTTATGAAGAAGACCGTCCATTAAATTGGAAAATATCACCTGAAACTACTAAAATAGGAGATTATAAAGTTCAAAAGGCTGAAACTGATTTTGCGGGAAGAAAATGGACAGCCTGGTTTACTACAGATCTTCCTTATCAGGATGGACCTTATAAGTTTAGTGGGCTTCCAGGTTTGATTGTAAAGGTAGAAGATAGCCAGGGAGATTACTCCTTTGATTTAATGAAAAATTATAAGATCGCTGAATTGGCAAATTTAAGCCAACGAGGGAATATCATAAAAGTGAAAAGAAAAGATTTTCTAAAACAACAGGAAAAATATAGAACAGATCCAATGTCCTTTATGACTCAAGGCGGTGGCGGTGGCGGAGGCTTTGCCCAGACTGTTGTTGTAGGTGGTGCTGGACGAGGTGGAGGTGGTGGAAACCGGAATCCGGCTGATATGAAAAAAAGAATGGAAGAAAGGGTGAAGGATGAGGCGAAGAAAAACAGCAATCCAATTGAATTACAATAA
- the ypfJ gene encoding KPN_02809 family neutral zinc metallopeptidase, producing the protein MKWTNDRGGNVEDRRGSGGSGGMIVGGGLGTLIIAAIVFFLGGDPSGILNSNSMSSQGQSEQRELNADEKKIYEMVDMMDGWNTIAWTEVFKENGMTYTPPKIVLFENTTQSGCGTAQSAMGPFYCPADQKVYMDMSFFNELQQRFGAKVTEFTVAYVLAHEIGHHVQTLLGTTQKVDALRRSGRYSEADMNRVSVATELQADFYAGLWAKRTNDKKQILEPGDIESAIDAAEAVGDDNIQKRSQGYVNQESFTHGSSAQRKEWFMKGFNTGDIRQGDTFNQLLK; encoded by the coding sequence ATGAAATGGACAAACGATAGAGGCGGAAACGTTGAAGACCGTCGTGGCTCCGGGGGGAGTGGAGGTATGATCGTAGGAGGAGGCTTAGGAACATTGATTATTGCTGCCATCGTTTTCTTTTTGGGAGGCGACCCTTCGGGTATATTGAATTCAAATAGTATGTCATCACAAGGCCAGTCTGAACAGAGAGAATTAAATGCTGATGAGAAAAAAATATATGAAATGGTCGATATGATGGATGGATGGAACACCATTGCATGGACTGAAGTTTTCAAAGAAAACGGAATGACCTATACTCCGCCTAAAATTGTACTTTTTGAAAACACAACACAATCCGGCTGTGGTACTGCACAATCTGCAATGGGACCTTTTTACTGCCCGGCAGATCAGAAAGTGTATATGGATATGAGCTTCTTTAATGAATTACAGCAAAGATTTGGAGCGAAGGTAACAGAATTTACTGTAGCCTATGTTTTAGCACACGAAATCGGACATCATGTACAGACTCTTTTAGGAACAACCCAAAAAGTAGATGCTCTCAGAAGAAGTGGAAGATATTCAGAAGCTGATATGAACAGGGTCTCCGTAGCCACTGAATTACAGGCTGATTTCTATGCTGGTCTTTGGGCAAAAAGAACTAATGACAAGAAACAAATTCTGGAACCTGGTGATATTGAATCTGCTATAGATGCTGCCGAAGCTGTAGGCGACGATAATATCCAAAAAAGATCTCAAGGATATGTAAATCAGGAAAGCTTTACTCACGGATCTTCTGCTCAGCGTAAAGAATGGTTTATGAAAGGTTTTAATACGGGAGATATCCGGCAAGGTGATACTTTCAATCAACTTTTAAAATAA
- a CDS encoding LTA synthase family protein: MYPQKIKPFLYLGFFYLIVSLIVRIVFFSHPITTASFGFFEVLKVLVVGVANDVSVFVLASTFLALYFLFLSDSKYKKPYGQIILGALLLLFFYILLIPNNIFKQYGGSIAEIALAFIALKIICFALMLFLPSKRIKIRNTLYFITLFIYVLLIVFNAVSEYFFYNEFGLRYNFIAVDYLIYTNEVIGNIMESYPVLPLFLIIFAITSTITWFIYKKTKNELKDLPNFKQKLVLLGSFILLAGISLVCLTFTTQIKSTNVFAEEIEANGFPKFYWAFTHNELDYFQFYPQIDQKKAESNFLSQYSDPVLTRTINSDQPELKKNVVLISIESLSADFMQHYGNDQKITPFLDSLADRSMMFTNLYATGNRTVRGLEALTLCIPPTAGESIIKRENNKNKFTTGGIFKSKGYDVKFLYGGYSYFDNMQDFFAGNGYGIVDRNNFKPEEITFANVWGVADEDMAKKAIQVMNTESKSGKPFFNHWMTVSNHRPFTYPNGRIDIPGDAKSREGGVKYTDYSLRKFFEMAKKQDWYKNTVFVIVADHCASSAGSTALPMDKYRIPALVFSEDFIQPQKFDKLMSQIDLMPTVLGLLNFNYQSKFLGQDVFKKEFQPKAYIATYQDLGFVKDGYLTVISPVKKIKQYSLSQKKDKLTPEFSIYYDENPMKNPNQKVVDDAISAYQSTSYWLKSNQLNR; encoded by the coding sequence ATGTATCCTCAAAAAATAAAACCATTCTTATACTTAGGATTTTTTTATCTTATTGTATCACTGATTGTTAGAATAGTATTTTTTTCCCACCCAATAACTACCGCAAGCTTCGGTTTCTTTGAGGTGCTGAAAGTCTTAGTAGTCGGAGTAGCTAACGATGTCTCTGTCTTTGTTTTAGCAAGTACATTTTTAGCTCTGTACTTCTTATTTCTTTCGGATTCAAAATATAAAAAGCCTTACGGGCAAATAATATTAGGAGCTTTACTGCTTCTTTTTTTCTATATCCTTCTTATTCCGAATAATATTTTTAAACAATATGGGGGATCTATAGCAGAAATTGCACTTGCTTTTATCGCATTAAAAATCATATGCTTTGCATTAATGCTTTTTCTTCCGTCAAAAAGAATTAAAATCCGTAACACGCTTTATTTCATTACGTTATTCATCTATGTATTGCTTATTGTTTTTAATGCTGTAAGTGAATATTTCTTCTACAATGAATTTGGATTGCGTTACAACTTTATTGCAGTTGATTATCTTATTTACACGAATGAAGTGATCGGAAACATTATGGAAAGCTATCCTGTCCTTCCCTTATTTTTAATCATCTTTGCTATTACATCTACCATCACATGGTTTATTTATAAGAAAACAAAGAATGAGCTCAAAGATCTTCCCAATTTCAAGCAGAAGCTAGTTTTATTAGGTTCTTTTATTCTACTTGCAGGAATCAGCTTAGTCTGCCTAACCTTTACTACTCAGATAAAATCCACGAATGTCTTTGCTGAAGAAATTGAGGCCAATGGATTTCCAAAGTTCTATTGGGCATTTACACATAATGAATTAGACTACTTCCAGTTTTACCCACAGATAGATCAGAAAAAAGCTGAAAGTAATTTTTTAAGCCAGTACTCTGATCCTGTTTTAACAAGAACAATAAATTCAGACCAACCTGAGCTCAAAAAGAATGTCGTTCTTATCTCTATAGAAAGTTTATCTGCTGATTTTATGCAGCACTATGGAAATGATCAGAAAATAACACCTTTCTTAGATAGTTTAGCCGATCGTTCTATGATGTTTACAAACTTGTATGCAACAGGAAACAGAACGGTTCGTGGTCTGGAAGCATTAACTCTTTGTATTCCTCCAACAGCAGGAGAAAGTATCATAAAAAGAGAAAATAACAAAAATAAATTCACAACAGGTGGCATCTTCAAATCCAAAGGATATGATGTGAAGTTCCTATACGGTGGTTACAGTTATTTTGACAATATGCAGGATTTCTTTGCTGGTAACGGATATGGAATTGTTGACCGTAATAATTTTAAACCTGAAGAAATTACTTTTGCCAATGTTTGGGGCGTTGCCGATGAAGATATGGCTAAAAAAGCAATTCAGGTAATGAATACGGAATCAAAATCTGGAAAACCCTTTTTCAATCATTGGATGACGGTTTCTAATCATAGACCTTTTACTTATCCGAACGGAAGAATAGATATTCCCGGTGATGCTAAATCCAGAGAAGGAGGGGTAAAATATACAGATTATTCTCTTCGTAAGTTTTTTGAAATGGCAAAGAAACAGGATTGGTATAAAAACACGGTTTTCGTAATTGTTGCAGATCATTGCGCATCAAGCGCTGGCAGTACAGCATTACCAATGGATAAATACAGAATTCCAGCTCTGGTCTTCTCTGAAGATTTTATTCAGCCACAAAAATTTGATAAACTTATGTCCCAGATAGACCTTATGCCTACCGTATTGGGATTACTTAATTTCAACTACCAATCGAAATTCTTAGGACAGGATGTTTTTAAAAAAGAATTTCAGCCTAAAGCCTATATTGCCACTTATCAGGATTTAGGATTTGTAAAAGATGGATATTTAACAGTAATTTCTCCAGTAAAAAAGATAAAACAATATTCATTATCTCAAAAAAAGGATAAGCTAACTCCGGAATTTAGCATCTATTATGATGAAAATCCTATGAAGAATCCGAATCAGAAAGTGGTTGATGATGCCATTTCTGCTTATCAATCTACTTCATATTGGCTAAAGAGTAATCAGCTTAACCGTTAA
- the ribH gene encoding 6,7-dimethyl-8-ribityllumazine synthase: MATVNLSDYKPLNITNAEDFSIGIVFSEWNDFVTYNLRDAALEILEKEGVKTENIKLFTVPGAFELNYASMQLCKERKFDAVIAIGCIIRGETPHFDFVSSAVAQGIKDCNILTDTPTIFCVLTDDTKEQSVARSGGDLGNKGVEAAVTALRMIDFKKKLSQKKTNIGFGNS; the protein is encoded by the coding sequence ATGGCAACAGTTAATCTTTCGGATTACAAGCCACTTAATATAACCAATGCCGAGGATTTTTCTATCGGCATTGTTTTTTCTGAGTGGAATGACTTTGTAACCTATAACCTTCGTGATGCAGCTTTAGAAATCCTTGAAAAAGAAGGAGTAAAAACTGAAAACATAAAACTTTTTACAGTACCTGGAGCATTTGAATTAAATTACGCAAGTATGCAATTGTGCAAAGAGCGAAAATTCGATGCTGTAATTGCTATAGGATGTATTATCAGAGGCGAGACTCCGCACTTTGATTTTGTATCTTCAGCAGTCGCACAGGGAATTAAAGATTGTAATATTCTGACAGATACTCCAACCATCTTTTGTGTTCTTACAGATGACACCAAAGAACAGTCTGTAGCACGCAGCGGTGGAGACTTAGGTAATAAGGGCGTAGAAGCTGCTGTTACAGCTCTAAGAATGATAGATTTTAAAAAGAAATTATCTCAGAAAAAGACCAATATAGGCTTTGGAAATTCTTAA
- a CDS encoding YfgM family protein — MAKLAKNAQKEQEGKETVEFFKDLDREALNTERFLEKYSKPLGIVFGALVLGVLGFFAYKQFVVAPQNTEAVKTFLAAQKNLTEGKDKEALGGKSAANPGFIGTYNDFSSTDIGKLAGYNAGLLKFKEGKFQEAYDLLDQFSSDNKTLMAMKFGAMADAKSGLNKNDEALSLLDKASSASSDPYTSYFFTRKAGIVALGLKKKAEAKKYFSTIDEKYQDYDNGMSDSYIEMTKYY, encoded by the coding sequence ATGGCAAAACTTGCAAAGAATGCTCAAAAAGAGCAAGAAGGTAAAGAAACAGTGGAATTTTTTAAAGATCTTGACAGAGAGGCTTTAAATACAGAAAGATTCCTAGAAAAATACTCAAAACCACTAGGTATTGTTTTTGGGGCTTTGGTTTTAGGAGTTTTAGGGTTTTTCGCCTATAAACAATTTGTAGTTGCTCCTCAAAATACGGAAGCAGTAAAAACTTTCCTTGCCGCTCAAAAAAACCTTACTGAAGGTAAAGATAAAGAGGCGTTGGGAGGTAAATCTGCTGCAAACCCAGGTTTCATAGGAACTTATAATGACTTTTCTTCTACAGATATCGGTAAACTCGCAGGTTATAATGCTGGTTTATTAAAATTCAAAGAAGGGAAGTTCCAGGAAGCTTACGATCTTTTAGATCAATTCTCTTCTGACAACAAAACATTGATGGCGATGAAGTTTGGAGCTATGGCAGATGCAAAATCTGGTCTTAACAAAAATGATGAAGCATTATCATTGCTAGACAAAGCTTCAAGCGCTTCTTCAGATCCTTATACTTCTTACTTCTTTACAAGAAAGGCTGGTATAGTAGCTTTAGGATTAAAGAAAAAAGCAGAAGCTAAGAAATACTTTTCAACAATTGACGAAAAATATCAGGACTATGACAATGGAATGTCTGATTCTTATATTGAAATGACTAAATATTATTAA